The DNA region TATCTATTTGCCTTGAAAAATTTAAATTATCCCGTtagttcaaatttaaatgacaAGGCAAGTATACATTAAAAAATGGATCTAtttaatctttgcagcggaaaacataaaTTCTATCAAAAATATGTCTAATTCTGTCTTTCATAAGCAGTGCATCAAGGTTCAGtcaattttgaatttgaaatgcatcaaattcaTTCTAATTCTATGGAAAAATACTTCTGGAAATTGAAAAATGATGCACAACGCTTTCTGTTGCAAACAGCCTAGCCGGCCCACTCCTTCCGCGAGGCCCAGCATAAAACCGggctcacgcgcgcgcggcctGCTAAGGCCcggcccgcgcgcccctgctcACCCTCCCGCACGTGCCTGCGGCTTCGGGTGAGACAACCTGGGCCCGGGCCGCATTTTCTTCACCCCGCTTGGGCCAAAAGAGGCCCAATGAGGCGCGGCTCGACCGCGACCGTCGGATCAAGATCAACGGCTGTGCGTGGATTTCGGCCGATCAAAACCCGTCAACCGTCTCACCCCCGAAAACCCTAGctcattctccccttcttcttccccggcaCCTCTTTCTACCACGCCCGCGCGAGCGAGACGAGCGACGGCCGGTGCGGagcggcgccacggcgagccccctcaccggcgcgcgcgtccaccgcaaggtgagcgcgccgccgtcgaggggCTTCACCGTGGTGCCCGGATCTGTGGCGCGATGAGCGGCCTTGCGGCGTGCTCGCGCGGCCTCTGTCCGCGCGAGGCCCAAGGCCTCACGGGATCTGGTCGGCGCGCTGGCGTCCCGCGCAcgccgacggcgagcggcgcaaGGAGGACCAGGTAAGTGATCCTTTGACCGTCGCCCCTTTTCTGTGTGTgatctagggttagggttagggtttcgcgGGGTTTCCTCTGAGAGTCTTTCTGGGATCTTTTCTGGGGTTCTTTTCCTCTTAATCTTCCATCACTAATCAACGCAATTAGCTAAGGCGACTGATACCAATGTCAATTTCACGGATCGGCTACTGCATTGATTAGATTAGGAAAACAGAGATGCTAATACAAGCCGTGCAACAGAGATagatagagagagagacaggggaggggcacaggtataccttcgtgcccttggGCGGATGATGACGCAGACGTGCCCGCCATGGTGATGTAGTGTGGGAGCTCGCGATGGTCGGGCCGAAGGCGTTCGTGCTCGCGGTGGCCGAGGTCCAGGCGCGTCCACGAGCTCGGAGTCGAGGGAGAGAGCGCGGAAGATGGCCGGTGGAACTTCCCGTCGCTGCCGCGCACGATTTAGATCGGCTAGGGTGTGACTGTTGGTGGGGTGGCGGCAGCCGGTGATTCTCGTGATccgagccgctggcccccacctatCTTTATAGTGCGGCGTGACGAGGCCCCACCAGCTAGGGATCAGTTGGGACGCCCCCGATCAGGACGCAGGGGTGAGGtggcccatcgggcccgttgggGTCCGATGGTCCAGAGAGATCAATTCTAACACATACTGCTTGAGTATGAACTAGAGCCAAGATGTTATAAAAAACTGTTACATTGCCTTATACTGGGATTTACAGATTGATCTTCTGATGCAGTGTTCCTGAAGTCATCGCTCTGCCCATACAAGGAGGCAACCTGAAGTACCTAAAGTGGCTCAAGAACAGCACTAGGGAAAACTGATGCAGCATTCTCTGGATCTCAACGTGCCTGTTAGTAGAGCGAGTGACTAGCTCCAAAGGTGGTGCTTGTGTAGTAGGATGTGGCAAGTTGTCATGCATTTCTTGCTTTCTCCTCGGCCCTCGCTGCCTTCCAAGTGGAATAAATTGCAGTAGCGAGTATGGGAGGGAGCCTTGTACAATGAGATCCTCTCGTCCGTGTTTGTGACCACACTTCGTTACTTTCAGTTTAATTGTTTGGTGGTACTTCTGGTTCCAAGATGATCGCATGCCAGAACTTCCCATTGCTGTGCCGATAAATGCGTTCAGATTTTACTTTCAGAACTATTCCCGTTGCCTCCTTTGTGGTCTAACAGCCCCATAAGCAGTGTCGGGCAAAATCCTTGCTGTGGCCGCCATCTTTGAACATTCAACTCATAACATGCTTGTATATGCAAAGCTCCCTTGTATATGCAAAGCTCCATATCTGCTTTCCCTTTCATAGGATCCTAGGGAAGATTCTGTCATAATAGTCATCAAACTCCGGATATGATGATCTGAACCTCCTAAAAAAATATTGTTGGATCCCCAGCATAACAGCGTGAACGTATCTCCACCTCTACCTCTGGGACAAGGAACTGTGCTTCGATTCGATGTACTATAGCTGCCTGTGACTGTTTGATGATCTAAAAAATCTTCCAAAAATATCTCAAACGGTTCTGTTATGGAGCAATGCAAAGAACACTTTAAGCATCTGATGCAATAAAACCACCTGACTGGCAAAAACGTGTGAGATGAAAGTGGCTGCCTGTACAATCATCAATCACACTGATTACATGTTTATGACATCGGGCAGAATTACAATAGCACAAACATTGAGAAACCAAAATATATTATAGTCCTGAAAACGACAAAAGGTAATTGGACAGAATTATAAAGCTCATGGATATCTTCACAAAGGCATTGATGCCCACATTTCAAGAGGACTAGCATGTTGGAGAGACGACAGGAAGCATCACATACAAGACAGACACAAAGACATATTGGTCGATCTCCCAAAGATGCAAGGACCCTCAACCTCCTGGTGTAACTGGTGCAGGGCATCTTCAGTCAGTCAGCACACTTGACACCTGAAAGGTAAACCCGGGACAGTATGATACTGTTCCCAATCAAGAAACCAGGCATCACCATCAGGCCAACTTTTGGCCTCTCTGCACCTTCGTCTAGGATGATGTTCTTCACAACGCTATCCATGTGGATATCCGAAAGTTCACTGCCCTTTTTCACTTGAAAGACCTTGACCTTTGGATCGAAGGAGTATGCCAGCCTGTGCAATAACCATATCGACTTCGCTAGCTTTAGAAAAGCCTGATAGAAAGGTGTCCTTGGATGGCCACCGCTCATGACATAGTTCCTCTGATCCATATTGCCGAAGAAAGAACCTTCCATTTTGGGGTGCACGAGTAGTAGGTATTTGCTTCTGCAGAACTTGCCAAAAATTGAATCAGGGTTTTGGCTCAGGACGTCCAAAGGATCCATGGCTCGTACTGCAAGGAACTGATGGAAGAAAGCCTCATTGGATACGCTGATGTTAGAATCTTTGATAGAAAAGCTCTCTTCTTGGAACCCACTGAACATTTTTTGGCAAATATAGGATTCAAAAGCATACTTCTTGTGAGCCCTTCTTGTGTAAACTACAGCAGGTTCGATTGCATTAGCAGCTGCATCAAGATCCCAACCTGCAGCCTTCATCATGTTTATCAAAGGCTTTGAAAAGTCATGCATCGACTGGTATGCATTATCAACAGCAGATGTAAACAAACTTGGTGTCAATTCAATGGAAAAGTAGTTCTCCTCTTCATCAGATTCCTCTGATTCCTTGTTAAGCAGGCCCCTTTGTTTCAGTTTCTTCTCCAGCTTTGACTTTCGGAGTTTAGCTTCATCGATTTGCTGCTGTAAATGGGTAATCTCAGTATCTCTAGTCTGGGTCTGGGACTGGAACTTCTTTACCATGACCTCATAGGTCTTCAACAAATTCTGCTGCTCTTGTATTTCAGAAAGTAAGCATGAATCTTGAGGGGATGCTGCTACAGGCTTGGGATTTTTTTCTCTGTAAGCATGCTTGAGTTCTGAAAGCTTTGTAAGCTCCTCTATGACAAGCTTATCAGCTTCCTGGATCTTGTCAGGGTCATATGGGGTGTGGGCTTCTTGCAGTTGAATGTATGCAGATTTCAAAGAGGATATGTTGTTGAATATCCTCCCGATCATAGTGTCCATTGAGTCCCCGTTCTGATTCATATTCTCATCAATTGGTTGAGGATGAACTTTTTGGTTATTATTATCATAATTTTGTGACTCCTTAGAGCCTGGGCGGATCATTACTTCTTCCCCTCAGGATCAAAGAAGTTAGTCTTCAACTATGCAACCAATCGACATCCACCTGCAAAGCAACTTTTGGGTTCAGGTCACAAATTTACGTTTGGAGCAAAGAAAATTATGGCAAGCTTTGATTGCTGAAATATGATTTCAACAACAGATCTCCACAACATGACCTCAACTTTGGCCAAACAGAATAGGAAACTAAAAAATATAATGGACTCTGGGAAACTATACATTGGTTGGTCCAAGCTCATTCACCAAGTTAAATCCTTTTCTCTATTCTTGATACAAGGATCCATTTTGGATCCACTTGGTCAATTGAATCATTAAAGCCAGGTTACACAGAGAACACCAGTGCTACACAAATAACATGATATACTTGGTCTGCACTTTGCATTCTCACAAGGAAAGAAGAGTTTCAAACATGGTTCTTAAGGCGGTAAGGTGAGAAAAGGCGACCCAACCCCTTCTAGATGCCTAGGCGCTAGTAAGGTGAGGTAGGCGACACCATACCACCAAGGAAGTAAccaacaacagcagcaagaggaaataaaaaggaaaagaaaataagAAGGGGGGAGAAAAAGAGAAGCGGAAGGGACTAGGCTGGCCAGCCCACTAGTCAACCCACCATACCCCTTGCCTTATCTACTTCTCTGCAGCAAAACCACTCATCTCCCAGAAGCAGAAGCaaagctgtcggtgttttaccaccaagcCCACAAaaggatacccccgaggtggtaggttgtaggtagggtgtcgccgagatctgaaactcaaaggtgcaaggaacacaaagacttagacaggttcggaccgcgatgtgcgtaatacccgatgtcctgtatggtggtttgtattgccttacgTGTAGATTGTTGGGTTTCtttggaggggtccctgcccacccttatatagtttggggggaggggggacagggttacatggaatcaTAGCCCGATACTAAgccccgatactagcttaggagtcctacacGAGTACTACTTGGGTGGTTTCCTTCCgtaccgactagttctactcgtaTCTGAGTATATCACAACAGatataaggtataggacatgccTCGTCCCTTATTCTAGATATTTCTATGCCTTATGAGCAGTCCCGCTGCTCCGGGTCTAACAAACCCCAGATCTCATCGTAGCCGAGTAccgcaggcttccgagtacttttggagtcatcttcgagttcttcagATCTTCATCTTGAATGTCTTCCGGAGTACCTTTTGGCTAtttcgaggctatgaggtgctcatgctccgagtAGTTTAAATCTTTTATATGGAGTGcgatgaaaatcgcactccatatggagtagctccTAAGCCTTAGgctgaatcgaagaatcagactgagggtcaaattagtcattagtcttgaatcttctttctcTATCTTAAAATAGATTTAAAAAACAAGTCGATGATGACACGTATCCCGCAGctcccgagccttaaatccaaatcccaaggtttggaaaaagaATCCAAAAGAACGTGATATATGTTGTAGAATATATTTAAAAattgaattgatggttaaaatagaGTGATTGGATAGAAATTTGGAAACCGCTTTTTTCAGactaaaaaatggttaaacaaaccctaaattaccgctcaaaacaaatcttatccctGATTTAATTGCTAGATTAGACATCACTAGAATAATAgttaaacaattatcttcccGAGATAAATCCTCAAAGCCTCTTAAATCGGGTTCTTTTACGAGTCTTCCGAGTAGTTTTTACGGCGTCCAGCATCCAAGCATATGAGCCAGGTGAGCCATAgcagccatgtcgagtagttattggcgcccagcccccgagcctggtaGCTAGCGGAGCCATTGGAGATACGCTTAAGTCGTCGCCGAAGGTTGACCTGAAACATGAGATATaccattatgtagcataatgcgaagataccggaATTTATTTGGtgtaatgcgaagataccgaaatttattcggtgtaaaaataaatttgttgtgtcgagctcttttttaggccatttaaatcacCGACTAGTCCACCTTTTACGTTTAATCACATGGTCCCGTTCTAGCCTTCGCTCATAATGTTTAtgagtcgcttaggtcatgattGAATatccgaggtttcacggattaagacatttgctactcgagtagattagcgaccattTAAGAGAAGACAACGTGCAGAAATTAGTCGACATTGCGACAAAGAGAATATGCGTTGCGCAAAAAGTAGGCGGCGAA from Panicum hallii strain FIL2 chromosome 9, PHallii_v3.1, whole genome shotgun sequence includes:
- the LOC112875013 gene encoding protein GRAVITROPIC IN THE LIGHT 1-like — protein: MIRPGSKESQNYDNNNQKVHPQPIDENMNQNGDSMDTMIGRIFNNISSLKSAYIQLQEAHTPYDPDKIQEADKLVIEELTKLSELKHAYREKNPKPVAASPQDSCLLSEIQEQQNLLKTYEVMVKKFQSQTQTRDTEITHLQQQIDEAKLRKSKLEKKLKQRGLLNKESEESDEEENYFSIELTPSLFTSAVDNAYQSMHDFSKPLINMMKAAGWDLDAAANAIEPAVVYTRRAHKKYAFESYICQKMFSGFQEESFSIKDSNISVSNEAFFHQFLAVRAMDPLDVLSQNPDSIFGKFCRSKYLLLVHPKMEGSFFGNMDQRNYVMSGGHPRTPFYQAFLKLAKSIWLLHRLAYSFDPKVKVFQVKKGSELSDIHMDSVVKNIILDEGAERPKVGLMVMPGFLIGNSIILSRVYLSGVKCAD